A window of Candidatus Polarisedimenticolia bacterium genomic DNA:
ATCCTCCGACAGTACCACGAGGGAAGTTATTTTCCGGGTCTCGAGGAGGTGCAGCGCGCGCGCCGCCGTCTCCAGCCTTGAAATCGAGACGGGCGAAGCCGTCATGCAGTCGCGCGCCCGCTGCGCGAGGAGATCGACGCCTCGCTCCAGGCAGCGGCGCAGATCGCCGTCCGTGATTACCCCCGCCAGGGTTCCGTCCTTCGATTCGACGCAGGTCATTCCAAGCTTTTTGGCGGAAATTTCGCGCACCGCATCGACCAGAGAGGCCGTTTCCGCGACCACCGGACAGGTCGCGCGCGGATGCATCAGGTTCTCGACGGTCAGGATATTCCTCCCGATGCGGCCGCCCGGGTGATAGCGGGCGAAGTCCCGCGCCGTGAAGCCCTTCCTTTCCAGGAGCGCGACGGCCAGGGCGTCGCCCATCGCCAGCGCGGCGGTGGTGCTGGCTGTGGGTACCAGCCCCAACGGCCCCGCCTCGCGCACCACGCCGACATCCAGGACGACCTGGCTGTGCCGAGCCAGGGTCGACTCGACGCTGCCGGTGAGGGCGATGAGTGGCACCCCCAAGCGCTTGAGGAATTCCACCATACGCACGATTTCTTCGGTCTCTCCGCTGGAGGAAAGTCCGAGAACCACGTCTCCGGGGGCCACCATCCCGAGGTCGCCATGGATGGCATCGGCCGGATGCAGGAACAGCGACGGTGTTCCAGTGCTCGCCAGAGTGGCCGCAATCTTTGCGCCGATGAGCCCCGACTTTCCCATGCCGCTCACCACCACCCTGCCGGCGCAGGAAGCAAGGATTGTCACGGCGGTTTCGAAGGACGGGCCGAGGCGCGGGATCAGCGCCTGGATGGCCTCGGCCTCCTCCTTCAGGACTCTGCGGGCAATATCCAGGCTCAAGATTCTCTCCCTACGACGGCCGCGAGCTGGCGAACGTCCCGGAGAAGGGCCGGGAGCCTCGCGAGCGGCAGGGCGTTGGCGCCGTCCGAGAGGGCCTTTGCCGGGTCCTCATGGACCTCCACGAATATCCCATCGGCCCCGGCGGCGATGGCAGCGCGAGCCAGCGTCTCGATGAATTGCCGATCGCCCCCGGAGGAGCTGCCCAGCGCTCCGGGACGCTGCACCGAATGGGTCGCATCGAAAATGACAGGAAACCCGAGCTCCCTCATCACCGGAATGGACCGAAAGTCGACCACCAGGTTCTGGTAGCCGAATGAGCTCCCCCGCTCCGTGAGCAGGATCCTCGTCGCTCCCGAGGACACCAGCTTCTCCACGACGTTCTTCATTTCCCATGGAGAGAGGAACTGGCCTTTCTTGACGTTCACCGGCAATCCGGTGCGCGCCGCGGCCACCAGCAGGTCCGTCTGGCGGCAGAGGAAAGCGGGAATCTGCAGTATGTCGAGTACCGTCGCGGCAGTCTCGGCCTGCTCTATCTCATGAATGTCGGACAGGACCGGCAAGCCTGTCTCGCGCTTGATCCGGTCCAGGATGCGCAGCCCTTCCTTCAGGCCCGGCCCCCGGAAGGAGCCGAGGGCGCTGCGATTCGCCTTGTCGAAGCTCGCCTTGAAGACGAGGGGGATGCCGGCGGCGGCGGATTGCTCCTTGAGGGCGCGGGCCAGCGCCAGGGTTGGGCCTTCCCCCTCGATGACGCAGGGCCCCGCAATCAGCAGCGGAACCCGGCCTTCGCCCACGACGATTCCAGGCGAGAGCGAGACCTCCGGGGCGGCGGGGCTCGCCATTCAGCGCTTCTGGGAGCGATGCCGCAGGCACGCGGCGATGAAGTCCCGGAACAGCGGATGGGGGGAGAGCAGCTTCGACTTGAACTCGGGGTGGAACTGACAGGCCAGGAACCAGGGGTGATCGCCCAGCTCGACGATCTCCACGAAGCGCCCGTCGGGCGAGAGGCCGGTGATCTTCAGGCCGCGCTTCACCAGGTCTTCGGCCAGGCCCCGATTGACTTCGTAGCGGTGCCGGTGGCGCTCGGAAATCTCCTTGACGCCGTAAGCGCGCTGCGCGAAGGACCCGGCCTCCAGCAGGCAGGGATAGCGTCCGAGCCGCATGTTGGCTCCCATGCTCTCCACGCCCTCCAGCTCCCGCAGCTTGTAGATGACCTTCCTCGAGGAATCGGGGTTGAATTCAGTGCTGTCGGCATCGGCCATGCCGCAGACGTTGCGCGCGAACTCGATCACGGCGCACTGCAGGCCCAGGCAGATTCCGAAGAAGGGGAATTTCTTCTCGCGGGCGAAGCGGATCGCGTGAATCATCCCCGCCACGCCGCGGATGCCGAATCCTCCAGGGACCAGAATCCCGTCCATCGATGCCAGCTCCTGGCGCAGCGCCTCGTTCTCCATCCCCTCCGCTTCGATCCACCGGATGTTCACCCGCGCCTTGTTGGCGAGGCCGCCGTGCCCGAGCGCCTCGGTGAGGCTCTTGTAGGAGTCCTCGTACTCGACGTATTTCCCCACCAGGGCGATGTTCGTCTCGGCGCCGGGGTTCTTGATGGTCTCGACCGCCCGGACCCAGTCGTCCATGCTCTTGTCGCGGTAGGGAAGGTCGAGTTGCTTGAGGAGGATGGCATCGAGACCTTCGCGCGCCAGGATCAGCGGGACCTCGTAGATCGACTCGACGTCTTTCGCCGTGATGACCGCTTCTTCGGACACGTTGCAGAAGAGGGCGATCTTCTTCTTGATCTCCTTGGGGAGGATTCGATCCGTCCGGCACAGCAGGATGTCGGGCTGGATTCCGATGGCCCGCAGCTCCCGCACCGAGTGCTGTGTCGGCTTGGTCTTGAGCTCTCCCACCGCGCCGATGAAGGGGACAAGGGTCAAGTGGATGAAGACGGCATTGGTCCGGCCGACCTCGAGACGGAACTGCCGGATGGCTTCGAGGAAAGGCAGCGACTCGATGTCTCCGACCGTGCCGCCGATCTCAACGATCTGGATGTCGACGCCCTTCGAAATCTTGCGAATCGCTTCCTTGATCTCGTCGGTGACGTGCGGGATCACCTGGACCGTGGCTCCCAGGTAGTCGCCGCGCCGCTCCTTGTTGATGATCGACTCGTAGATCTTGCCCGTGGTGTAGTTGTGATCACGCGAGGTCAGGGCGGAGGTGAAGCGCTCGTAGTGTCCGAGATCGAGGTCGGTCTCGGTGCCGTCCTCCGTGACATAGACCTCGCCATGCTGATAAGGGCTCATGGTCCCCGGATCCACGTTCAGATAGGGGTCGAACTTCTGCAGGGTCACGCTGAACCCGCGGCTTTCCATCAGCCGGCCTATCGAGGCGGCGGCCAGCCCTTTCCCCAGGGAGGAAACCACCCCTCCCGTGATGAAGATGGTCTTGGTCGGCATAGGGTCCGTGCCTCCTTGGGAGTCCTCAGTGCACCGCGTCATTCAGAAGGGCACGCACGCGCTCCAGGTCTTCCGGCACGTCGACCCCGATGGAAACTCCGCAGGCGTCGAGCACGCGGATGCGCCGCCCCATCTCCAGGACCCGCAGCTGCTCGAGGCCTTCGGCGCGCTCCAGCCCGCCCGAAGGCGTGCGCGCGAATTCGAGCAGCAGATCGCGGCGATAGCCGTAAAGTCCGAGGTGCCGGTAGACCCCGACCCCGGTGTCTTCCCTCCGATAGGGAATCGGAGAACGGGAAAAATACAGGGCCCGTCCGGAGGCATCGGCGACCACTTTCACGACGTGGGGGCTGCTCAGGTCGCGTTCCTCCTCGATTATCCGGCGGAGCGTGGCCATTTCCACCTCCGGCTCGCTGCGCAGGCATTCGACCAGCGCGTCGATGTCCCGGCTGTCCACCAGGGGCTCGTCCCCCTGGATGTTGACGTAGAGGTCGGCCGTATGCCCGCGCGCCACCTCGGCCAGCCGATCCGTCCCCGTCGCATGCTCCGGGGAGGTCAGCACCGCCTCTCCCCCGAAATCCTGCACCGCCCTCAGAATCCTCTCGTCATCCGTCGCAACCAGCAGCCGGTCGAGGGTCCTGGCCATCCTGCCCCTGCGATATACGTGCTCGACGAGCGGCTTTCCCCCGAGGTCCGCCAGGGGCTTGCCCGGGAACCGGACCGATGCATAACGCGCGGGAATGACGCCGATCGCTTGCAGCAATGAGATGGTGGCTTCCAGGACTTTTTGGAACTTACGTTGGAACTTTATGACGGGAGATAATCCTAGCCGAACCTCCGAAGCGGTGTCAAAGGTTTTTCTACGCGTTTGACATCTTCTCGGTGCGCCCGATAGCATGGCGGCTCCGTCACTTCGACCTCCTCGTAGAATCGCCGGATGATGCCCTCACCCATCGAAACCCACCATCTCGGCAGGCGCTTCCGGCGTCGCCGCTCGCTCGGCCAGCTCTTCTCCGGAGCCAAGAAGCCGCTCGAAACCTGGGCGTTGCGCGACGTCAGCCTGGAGGTCGCCGAGAAATCGATCTTCGGGCTTCTCGGTCCGAATGGCGCGGGCAAGACCACGCTGCTGAAGATCCTCTCGGGCCTGATCCTCCCCACCGAGGGCACCGCACGGGTCGGCGGACATGACGTGGCGCATGCCGAAGCCGCCGTGAAGAGACTGCTGGGATACGTCTCCTCGGACGAGCGGAGCTTTTTTTGGAGGTTGACCGGGCGTCAGAACCTGGCATTCTTCGGGAGCCTGTACGAAGGTCACGGCGAGGCGCTGCGCGAACGGATCCAGTACCTGCTCGCGCGCCTGGAGCTCACCGGGCAAGGTGATCAGCCGTTCGGAGAATACTCTTCCGGAATGAAGCAACGGCTGTCGCTCGCGAGGGCGCTGCTGCACGACCCGCCCATAATGCTCCTCGACGAGCCGACCCGCAGCCTCGATCCGATCTCCGCGAAGCACCTCCGTCGCTTCATCGGAGAGGAGCTGAATGGCCGGGACGGGAAGACTCTGGTGCTGGCGACCCACAACCTGCAGGAGGCGGAGCAGCTCTGCTCCAAGGTCGCGGTGCTCTCCCGCGGGAAGGTCCTCGGGTCGGGGAGCATCGAGGAGATGCCGGCATGGGGGCAGGGCAAGGAGTCGTATGTCCTGGTGCTTTCCGGAATCGCCGGCATCCCCGAAGAAGTTCAGGATGGGCTGGTGCTCACCCCGCTGCCCGGAGGACGGCTGCGGGTCGCCGGCGAGTTCGGCCGTGACGGCGCTAAGCTCTCGGCCCTCCTCGAGGCCGTCCTTCGGCTGCGCGGTCGAATCGTCTCCTGCAGCCGGACCGAGTCGACCCTGCAGCAGGTATTCGATCGCATCGAGGAGGGACAGGGATGAAGCGGCTGAGGGCCATGCTCGCGTTCCTGCGCAAGGACCTTCTCGAGGAGATGAGCTACCGGACGGCTTTCGTCCTGCAGCTGGGCGGCATCCTGCTCACGGTCAGCCTCTGGTATCTGATCGCCAACTGGCTGACCCTCCCTGAAAAAAACTCGCTTCCGGATCTTCCCGGCGTTCCGTATTTCGCCTACCTCCTGGTCGGACTCGCTTTCTGGCAATACCTCGGATCCGCCCTGAACAGCTTTGCCTCGAAGCTCCGGGCGGAGCAGCTGACGGGCACCCTGGAGGCGATGCTGATCACGCCCACGCCGATCCCGGTCCTCATTCTCTCCTCCGCCCTGTGGGATTTCGTGATGACCTCCTTCCGGGTCATCCTCTACCTCGGGCTCGGGGTCGTCTTCGGAATCCAGCTGCGCTTCGACAGCCTGCTGGCCTTCCTCGTGATCCTGCTCCTGACCATTCTGGCTTTCTCGGGGATCGGGATCCTCTCCGCCGCCTTCATCCTCTACCTGAAGCGCGGCGACCCGATCAACTTCCTCATCACCAGCGCCTCAGCGCTGTTCGGCGGCGTTTTCCTGCCGACGCACGCCCTGCCCGCTTCGCTCGCGGGTGTCGGCCGATTCCTGCCGATTACCTACGCCCTGAACGGCATCCGCCGCTCGCTGTTGACCGGCACGCGGCTCCCGGAGCTGATGCCTGAGGTCACCGCCCTGGTGATCTTCGTGGTCCTGCTGCTTCCCCTGGGGATCGCCGGTTTTTCCCTGGCAGTCCGCAAGGCGCGGGCCGAGGGCAACCTGGCGCAATACTGAGCGGCAGACGCGCGCGGCCGGACAGGGTTGAACGCCGCGATTTGCTGTGCTAAATTGCGACGCTACTCCAGGAAATCAACGTCTCCGCGCTCACAGCGCAGCGGCGCGCGGCCCACGGCAGCAAAACCCGCCCTCGAAGGAGCCTTAATTTTGAAGTTCCAGAAGCTCAATCTTCCGGCCGAAGGACAGCGCATCACGGTGGAGGACGGCAAGGTCAAGGTGCCGAGCCATCCTATCGTCCCTTTCATCGAAGGCGACGGCACCGGACCCGATCTCTGGCGCGCCGCCCGCCCGGTGTTCGAGGCGGCGGTCGACAAGGCCTACGGTGGCAAGCGGCGCATCGCCTGGTTCGAGGTGTTCGCGGGAGAAAAGGCGCGGGAACGTTACGGCGAGTGGCTGCCGGCCGATACTCTCGAGGCCATCAACGCCTACGTGGTGGCGATCAAGGGTCCGCTGACGACGCCCATCGGAGGTGGGTACCGCAGCATCAATGTCTCGCTCCGGCAGCAGCTGGATCTCTACGCCTGCATCCGGCCGGTGCGCTACTTCGAGGGAGTTCCCTCGCCGGTCAAGCGCCCGATGGATCTGGACGTGGTCATTTTCCGCGAGAACACGGAGGATGTCTATGCGGGGATCGAATGGCGGGACGGCACCGAGAAGTGCCGCAAAGTGATCTCCTTCCTGAATCGCGAGATGGGGACCGACATTCCGGAGGAGGCGGCCCTGGGCGTCAAGGTCTCCAGCCCGAAGGCAAGCAAGCGCCTCGTCCGCAAGGCCATCCGCTACGCGATCGAGAAGCAGAAGGAGAGCGTCACCTTCGTGCACAAGGGGAACATCATGAAGTACACGGAGGGAGGCTTCAAGGAGTGGGGCTACCAGGTTGCCCGTGAGGAGTTCGCCGACTACGTCGTCATCGAAGAGGACATGAAGAAGTCGGGCGCGGCCGCCCCGTCCCGCAGCAAGGTGGTCATCAAGGATCGGATCGCCGATTCGATGTTCCAGCAGCTCCTCACCCGACCGAAAGAGTACAGCGTGCTGGCCACTCCCAATCTCAACGGCGATTACCTCTCCGACGCGGCCGCGGCCCAGGCGGGAGGCCTCGGGATGGCCCCGGGCGCCAACATCGGCGACGCGGTGGCGCTGTTCGAGGCGACCCACGGCAGCGCGCCCACCTACGCCGGGCTGGACAAGGTGAATCCCGGCTCCCTCATCCTGTCGGGCGCCATGATGTTCGAGTACCTCGGCTGGCTCGAGGTCACCGACCTGATTGTCGAAGGCGTGCGGCGGGCCATCCAGAAGGGGCGGGTGACCTACGATCTGGCGCGACAGTTGGAAGGTGCGACGGAAGTGAAGTGCTCCGAGTTTGGCCAGGCGATCGTCGCCGAGATGCGGTCCTCCTAAACCTCCATCCTCAGAGAGAGCGGCATGCGGAACAAGGTCACGGTGGTCGGCGCGGGAAACGTGGGTGCCTCGGCGGCCCAGCGCATCGCAGAGAAGCACCTCGCGGACGTGGTCCTGATCGACGTCATCGACGGAATTCCGCAGGGCAAGGCGCTGGATCTCTGGGAATCGGCCCCGGTCGAGGGATTCGACTGCCGGCTGCTGGGCACGGGGAGCTACGACGATACCGCGGGATCGGACGTGGTGGTGATCACCGCGGGGCTGGCCCGCAAGCCGGGCATGAGCCGCGACGATCTCCTCTTCAAGAACTACGAGATCGTCAAGGGAGTCACCGAGGAGATCGTCCGGCACTCGCCGAAGGCGATCCTGGTGGTGGTCACCAACCCCCTGGATGCCATGGCGCAGACGGCGCTCAAGGTCTCGGGTTTTCCCAAGCAGCGCGTGGTGGGGATGGCGGGAGTGCTGGATTCGGCGCGCTTCCGCTCCTTCATCGCGGAGGCCCTCGACGTGTCGGTGGAGAACGTGCACGCCATGGTCCTGGGCGGCCATGGAGACACCATGGTGCCCCTGCCGCGCTTCGCCACGATCGCAGGGATCCCGCTGCCGCTGCTGATGCCGGGCGAGAAGATCGACCGTCTGGTGGAGCGTACCCGCAACGGCGGGGCCGAGATCGTCGCCTATCTCAAGACGGGCAGCGCCTATTACGCCCCCTCCTCGGCCATCGTGGAAATGGTCGATTCAATCCTGCGCGACCGGAAGAAGATCTTGCCGTGCGCCGTGTATCTCGAAGGGGAATTTGGAATCCACGGACTGTACGTCGGAGTGCCCGCCAAGCTGGGCCGCGGCGGCGTGGAGGCGGTGATCGACCTCCCGCTCAGCGAGGCCGAGAAGACGGCGCTGAGCGGCTCGGCAGAGGCGGTGCGCGAACTGGTCGAGAAGCTGAAGCTCTAATCTACCGGGGCGGCGGAGGAGTGAATCCCGTCGCGGTAGGCGGCGACGTTCCGGGGACCCCGCTCTCGACCAGCGCCGAGCAGACGCGATCCGTGAGCCGCTTGATGGTCTCGGTGCCGCAGCGATAGTCGTTCAGCACGATCGAGAAGGCGAAAGTCTCTCCCGCCTCGTTCACCGCGTAGCCCGACAGGCTGGTCACCCCGGCAATCTTGCCCGTCTTGGCGCGTACCTTTCGGAGCAGGTCTTCGGCACGAAAGCGGCGCTGCAGGGTTCCGTCCACCCCGGCAATCGGCAGGGAAGCGAGAAACTCGGGCCACAGCTCGAAGTCGTCGTGCATGGCACGCAGAGTCTGCACCAGGGCGCGGGCGGTCGTGCGATTCTGGTGCGAAAGGCCCGATCCGTCGGCCAGCGAGATCTCGCTTCCCGTCACGCCGATGCGCGAGAGAAACTCCCGCAGCACCTCCAGCCCTTTCTCGGTCGTGCCGGGGACTCCCACGAACTCCGCTCCCAGGGTCTTGAGCAGCGTCTCGGCAATGAAATTGTTGCTGTGCTTGTTCATGTCTCGGATGATGGTGGCCAGAGGCTTCGACTCGAAACGGAAGAGCTCGAGCGCTTCGGGCGGCGTCGCCGCCTTGCGCGTGGCGCCCCGAATTACGATCCCCTGCCGGGTCGCCAGCTCCCTGAATCCGGCCAGCGCGTAGAGCGCCGGATCCTCCACCCCTTTCGTGACCTCGATCGGTCCGCTCCCGGCCCGGATCGATCCCGAAACTTCGATGGTGTTCATTCCCTGGCGGAAGCCGCGGCCCACGACGAGCCGGGAGGTGCCCGCTTTGGTCACGGCGCGATTGCTGACCTTGAAATAGGAGCCGAGAGGGATGAGCTCGACCGTCGGTCGCGACCCCGCCGCGGGACCGGGTCTCACCCGGACGGTCACGACGTCGTAGTTGAAGGAGAGGGCCCCCACCGGCGCGTTGACCCAGGAGTCGTCGGGAACGGTCTCCGGCCAGACCTTGGGCCGCTCTTCCGCGTCGAAGTAGGTGTCGTCGGCGATCAGGTCGCCGCGAATCTCCTTCAATCCCTGGCGGGACAGCTCCTGCACCATGAGCCACCAGAACTCTCCCACCAGATCCGGAGCGCCGAAGCCTTTGACATACAGGTCGGCGTCGAGCACCCCGTCGCGGACCGCTTTGGTGGAGTAGAAGACGGTCGGGAAGACGTAGTCGGGCTTGAGCAGCGCCAGCGCCGCGGCGGACGTGAAGAGCTTCTGATTGGAGGCGGGCTTGAGCGCCGCATCCGCGTTCTGCGCGTAGACTTCGGATCCGTCTTTGAGGGAGATCACCTGCACGCCGGTCTTCGACGGGTCCAGGCAGCCGGAGGTGAGGACCGAGCGGATGCGTGACGCGAGACTCTGGGGCGCCGGTGCGGCGGCGAGCGG
This region includes:
- the icd gene encoding isocitrate dehydrogenase (NADP(+)) — encoded protein: MLKFQKLNLPAEGQRITVEDGKVKVPSHPIVPFIEGDGTGPDLWRAARPVFEAAVDKAYGGKRRIAWFEVFAGEKARERYGEWLPADTLEAINAYVVAIKGPLTTPIGGGYRSINVSLRQQLDLYACIRPVRYFEGVPSPVKRPMDLDVVIFRENTEDVYAGIEWRDGTEKCRKVISFLNREMGTDIPEEAALGVKVSSPKASKRLVRKAIRYAIEKQKESVTFVHKGNIMKYTEGGFKEWGYQVAREEFADYVVIEEDMKKSGAAAPSRSKVVIKDRIADSMFQQLLTRPKEYSVLATPNLNGDYLSDAAAAQAGGLGMAPGANIGDAVALFEATHGSAPTYAGLDKVNPGSLILSGAMMFEYLGWLEVTDLIVEGVRRAIQKGRVTYDLARQLEGATEVKCSEFGQAIVAEMRSS
- a CDS encoding KpsF/GutQ family sugar-phosphate isomerase, whose translation is MSLDIARRVLKEEAEAIQALIPRLGPSFETAVTILASCAGRVVVSGMGKSGLIGAKIAATLASTGTPSLFLHPADAIHGDLGMVAPGDVVLGLSSSGETEEIVRMVEFLKRLGVPLIALTGSVESTLARHSQVVLDVGVVREAGPLGLVPTASTTAALAMGDALAVALLERKGFTARDFARYHPGGRIGRNILTVENLMHPRATCPVVAETASLVDAVREISAKKLGMTCVESKDGTLAGVITDGDLRRCLERGVDLLAQRARDCMTASPVSISRLETAARALHLLETRKITSLVVLSEDRRLEGILHIHDLWRTQLF
- a CDS encoding ABC transporter ATP-binding protein; the encoded protein is MMPSPIETHHLGRRFRRRRSLGQLFSGAKKPLETWALRDVSLEVAEKSIFGLLGPNGAGKTTLLKILSGLILPTEGTARVGGHDVAHAEAAVKRLLGYVSSDERSFFWRLTGRQNLAFFGSLYEGHGEALRERIQYLLARLELTGQGDQPFGEYSSGMKQRLSLARALLHDPPIMLLDEPTRSLDPISAKHLRRFIGEELNGRDGKTLVLATHNLQEAEQLCSKVAVLSRGKVLGSGSIEEMPAWGQGKESYVLVLSGIAGIPEEVQDGLVLTPLPGGRLRVAGEFGRDGAKLSALLEAVLRLRGRIVSCSRTESTLQQVFDRIEEGQG
- the mdh gene encoding malate dehydrogenase, with translation MRNKVTVVGAGNVGASAAQRIAEKHLADVVLIDVIDGIPQGKALDLWESAPVEGFDCRLLGTGSYDDTAGSDVVVITAGLARKPGMSRDDLLFKNYEIVKGVTEEIVRHSPKAILVVVTNPLDAMAQTALKVSGFPKQRVVGMAGVLDSARFRSFIAEALDVSVENVHAMVLGGHGDTMVPLPRFATIAGIPLPLLMPGEKIDRLVERTRNGGAEIVAYLKTGSAYYAPSSAIVEMVDSILRDRKKILPCAVYLEGEFGIHGLYVGVPAKLGRGGVEAVIDLPLSEAEKTALSGSAEAVRELVEKLKL
- the kdsB gene encoding 3-deoxy-manno-octulosonate cytidylyltransferase, yielding MQAIGVIPARYASVRFPGKPLADLGGKPLVEHVYRRGRMARTLDRLLVATDDERILRAVQDFGGEAVLTSPEHATGTDRLAEVARGHTADLYVNIQGDEPLVDSRDIDALVECLRSEPEVEMATLRRIIEEERDLSSPHVVKVVADASGRALYFSRSPIPYRREDTGVGVYRHLGLYGYRRDLLLEFARTPSGGLERAEGLEQLRVLEMGRRIRVLDACGVSIGVDVPEDLERVRALLNDAVH
- a CDS encoding ABC transporter permease, which encodes MKRLRAMLAFLRKDLLEEMSYRTAFVLQLGGILLTVSLWYLIANWLTLPEKNSLPDLPGVPYFAYLLVGLAFWQYLGSALNSFASKLRAEQLTGTLEAMLITPTPIPVLILSSALWDFVMTSFRVILYLGLGVVFGIQLRFDSLLAFLVILLLTILAFSGIGILSAAFILYLKRGDPINFLITSASALFGGVFLPTHALPASLAGVGRFLPITYALNGIRRSLLTGTRLPELMPEVTALVIFVVLLLPLGIAGFSLAVRKARAEGNLAQY
- the kdsA gene encoding 3-deoxy-8-phosphooctulonate synthase, which codes for MASPAAPEVSLSPGIVVGEGRVPLLIAGPCVIEGEGPTLALARALKEQSAAAGIPLVFKASFDKANRSALGSFRGPGLKEGLRILDRIKRETGLPVLSDIHEIEQAETAATVLDILQIPAFLCRQTDLLVAAARTGLPVNVKKGQFLSPWEMKNVVEKLVSSGATRILLTERGSSFGYQNLVVDFRSIPVMRELGFPVIFDATHSVQRPGALGSSSGGDRQFIETLARAAIAAGADGIFVEVHEDPAKALSDGANALPLARLPALLRDVRQLAAVVGRES
- the dacB gene encoding D-alanyl-D-alanine carboxypeptidase/D-alanyl-D-alanine-endopeptidase — encoded protein: MPRANVSLRRMLPVAALIGLMLQDGATSAGPLAAAPAPQSLASRIRSVLTSGCLDPSKTGVQVISLKDGSEVYAQNADAALKPASNQKLFTSAAALALLKPDYVFPTVFYSTKAVRDGVLDADLYVKGFGAPDLVGEFWWLMVQELSRQGLKEIRGDLIADDTYFDAEERPKVWPETVPDDSWVNAPVGALSFNYDVVTVRVRPGPAAGSRPTVELIPLGSYFKVSNRAVTKAGTSRLVVGRGFRQGMNTIEVSGSIRAGSGPIEVTKGVEDPALYALAGFRELATRQGIVIRGATRKAATPPEALELFRFESKPLATIIRDMNKHSNNFIAETLLKTLGAEFVGVPGTTEKGLEVLREFLSRIGVTGSEISLADGSGLSHQNRTTARALVQTLRAMHDDFELWPEFLASLPIAGVDGTLQRRFRAEDLLRKVRAKTGKIAGVTSLSGYAVNEAGETFAFSIVLNDYRCGTETIKRLTDRVCSALVESGVPGTSPPTATGFTPPPPR
- a CDS encoding CTP synthase, which produces MPTKTIFITGGVVSSLGKGLAAASIGRLMESRGFSVTLQKFDPYLNVDPGTMSPYQHGEVYVTEDGTETDLDLGHYERFTSALTSRDHNYTTGKIYESIINKERRGDYLGATVQVIPHVTDEIKEAIRKISKGVDIQIVEIGGTVGDIESLPFLEAIRQFRLEVGRTNAVFIHLTLVPFIGAVGELKTKPTQHSVRELRAIGIQPDILLCRTDRILPKEIKKKIALFCNVSEEAVITAKDVESIYEVPLILAREGLDAILLKQLDLPYRDKSMDDWVRAVETIKNPGAETNIALVGKYVEYEDSYKSLTEALGHGGLANKARVNIRWIEAEGMENEALRQELASMDGILVPGGFGIRGVAGMIHAIRFAREKKFPFFGICLGLQCAVIEFARNVCGMADADSTEFNPDSSRKVIYKLRELEGVESMGANMRLGRYPCLLEAGSFAQRAYGVKEISERHRHRYEVNRGLAEDLVKRGLKITGLSPDGRFVEIVELGDHPWFLACQFHPEFKSKLLSPHPLFRDFIAACLRHRSQKR